One genomic window of Clostridium taeniosporum includes the following:
- a CDS encoding HesB-like protein, with translation MKNITISEEAYNEFKGFLDENNITDFNIRINFAGASCSGPIFNISVSEATDTDIVEKINDISFIMEKTLIDEFGGFIILSTNENEGRGLTLKPVIAPEGGCGGSCSGCH, from the coding sequence TTGAAAAACATTACTATAAGTGAAGAAGCTTATAATGAATTTAAAGGATTTTTAGATGAAAATAATATAACTGATTTTAATATTAGAATAAATTTTGCTGGTGCTTCATGTAGTGGTCCTATATTTAACATATCAGTATCTGAAGCTACTGATACTGATATTGTAGAAAAAATAAATGATATATCTTTCATCATGGAAAAAACTCTAATTGATGAATTTGGTGGATTTATAATACTTTCTACAAACGAAAATGAAGGTAGAGGTCTTACCTTAAAACCAGTTATAGCACCTGAAGGTGGCTGTGGTGGCTCATGTAGTGGATGTCACTAA
- a CDS encoding VWA-like domain-containing protein: MDFNNTKEELLKKAYNIKRIDEFDNMYEKKFFQLVEQVILELLESEDSFFGQFMLRVKRKIRMDLNYPIATIPKRSGFNMYFNPILFLQCNKKEMAALFKHEIYHIMYSHFSREKKMRERLSKKAINTALDISINQYIKNLPPWSKKVNSINMEYNLNLKEDRSAEEYAEDIYKSIKLREKHENVDKEDSLEEMNLENVHDIWEEIDVSLEDIESLTKKTAISIDDSNMPNDIEKIILGYSEKAEIPWQKVLKNLLPSIKNGYKKTITRRNRRQPHRVDLRGRLPKKESELIIAIDISASMNDSTLHKILVEILEISKTINNTITVIECDDSIKRVYKLRSEKDIKKRSENNGSTAFTPVFKYILDNNLRNSVLIYFTDGVGEKELSIKPLNKKIIWVLIGEEEFSLKNHYGIIKRIRSDKEEVVEGNLGLRMVNSVIHDWAR, from the coding sequence GGAACTTTTAAAAAAGGCATATAATATAAAAAGAATTGATGAATTTGATAATATGTATGAAAAGAAATTTTTCCAATTAGTAGAACAAGTAATTTTAGAGTTATTAGAAAGTGAAGATTCTTTTTTTGGGCAATTTATGTTAAGAGTAAAAAGAAAAATAAGAATGGATTTAAATTATCCTATAGCTACAATTCCTAAAAGAAGTGGATTTAATATGTATTTTAACCCGATTTTATTTCTTCAATGTAATAAAAAAGAAATGGCAGCATTATTTAAACATGAAATATATCATATAATGTATTCACATTTTTCTAGAGAAAAGAAAATGAGAGAGAGATTAAGTAAGAAAGCTATAAATACAGCATTAGATATTTCAATAAATCAATATATAAAAAATTTACCACCATGGAGTAAGAAAGTTAATTCTATAAATATGGAATATAATTTAAATCTAAAAGAAGATAGAAGTGCAGAAGAATATGCAGAAGATATTTATAAATCAATTAAACTTAGAGAAAAACATGAAAATGTTGATAAAGAAGATTCATTAGAAGAAATGAATTTAGAAAATGTTCATGATATTTGGGAAGAAATTGATGTATCATTAGAAGATATAGAAAGTTTAACAAAGAAAACAGCTATTAGTATAGATGACTCTAATATGCCAAATGATATTGAAAAAATAATTCTAGGATATAGTGAGAAAGCAGAAATACCTTGGCAAAAGGTATTAAAGAACCTATTGCCGTCTATTAAAAATGGATATAAAAAAACTATAACAAGAAGAAATAGACGACAACCACATAGAGTTGATTTAAGAGGACGGTTACCTAAAAAAGAATCTGAATTAATAATTGCAATTGATATAAGTGCAAGCATGAATGATAGTACTTTACATAAAATTTTAGTGGAAATACTAGAGATTAGTAAAACAATAAATAATACTATAACTGTAATAGAGTGTGATGATTCTATAAAAAGAGTATATAAATTAAGAAGTGAAAAGGATATTAAAAAAAGATCTGAAAATAATGGTTCAACTGCTTTTACACCTGTATTTAAGTATATATTAGATAATAACTTAAGAAATTCAGTATTAATTTATTTTACAGATGGTGTAGGGGAAAAGGAATTAAGTATAAAGCCGTTGAATAAAAAAATAATATGGGTATTAATTGGAGAAGAAGAATTTTCATTAAAAAATCATTATGGAATAATAAAAAGGATACGTAGTGATAAAGAAGAAGTGGTTGAAGGGAATCTTGGATTACGTATGGTTAATTCAGTGATACATGATTGGGCAAGATAA